TGGGACCCTTCCACCAGCAGAGCGCTGGGATCGATGGGGACACAAGTAGCAGGGGCCAAGGGTTCTTCATGGCCCCTCATGcccccatcccacagctggGGAGCAGTTGGCGCTTTGTTCAGAGCCCAGGCAGGGCTCCGTGCCGCTCATTGCACAGAAAGGGATAAGGTCCTGATCCCATCTCACGGGGGTGGCAACAGAGCAAAAACTGCCCCCAGTGAGAGGACAGAGCCCCAACTTCAGCAAGAGCCCAGGGAAaggccctgcagcccctgctcctgCCAGCACCCCCCCTCCTCACTCAACCCGGGCAGAGGTCCCCAGGAGGTGCCGAGATGAGAAGCTGCAGGAGCCAGGGTGTGGGGCAGGCTCGTGTCTGCGCGCTGGGCTGTGCAGCGGGGATGCCATGCACGCTGCCTGCATGTGGAGCCGGGATGCAGAGGTGATAATGCTGTGGGAAGGTGAGGCAGGGACCGCTCTGAGGCATGGAGGGGACACGCAGCCCGGGGGCAGCTCGCCGTTCGCTCCCTGGGGCTCCAATGGGACCCTGCTGTgccccagtgctgtgcagagccccccagctctgtgctctgacaCCAGAGCCGGcaccagctcagcacagcagcctcgAGGCAGAATCCCTCTGGGAGCCCACGTGGCTGCAGCAAAGGgtccctccagcagcagctctgctcctgctgctcagtgcGAGGCCGATGGAGGGACAGAGGTAAGGACACCGTCCCTGCGGGCTGTGCTCATGGCTGCAGCCCATCATCCCTTGGTAGGGCTGTGCTCCACAGAGCCAGGTGCAGGCAGTCTGTGGGCATCGTACTCgtggttcagcccagttcctgAGGCAGAGCTCACTCTGCACCCATCTGGTTGCCAGCACTCACCCAGCTTCAGCAGCCAGCCCTCCCGGTCGGGGTTGAAGAAGGTGTGGGTGAGGTCATTGCCATCATCCTCTGGGATTTTGAAGGGTTCATTCTTGATGCTCTCATAGAGATTCTGGTACAACCACACACGGTGTCACCTCTGTGAGcctgctgtgccccagcccTGAACCCTTGCATCCCATCCCTTACCCgcagcagctcctcaggcaGGTCCCCCCCATCGTTGATGCCACGGTTCATGGCAATAAAGCGCTCTGCTGTGGGTTTGTCCTTGACGTTGGGGTTGTGCAGGCTGGTATTCAGCATGATGATAGCGAAGGAGAGCACATAGCAGGTGTCtgtggggacagaggggacGGTCAGGTGCAAGGCAGGGCATGGAGCTGGGCATAGGCCCGGAGTGTGCTCACCTGTGGACTGGAAGACGCCGGGGTTGCACTGGCAGTACCGCTGTGCAAAGGCCTCCATCATCCGATCGATCTTCTGTGCCTCTCCTGGCAGCCGAAAGCTCCACAGGAACTGCCTGAggacagcaggcacagcactgttTTGGAGCTCTGTGCACCCTCCCACCCTCAGGGCCCTGCAgggcacacagctcacagcccagccCCGCTCGGTCCCCGGCTCACCGCAGTGCCTGGACGAGGTTGAGGTCCGTGAACTCGTGCAGCTCCACGAAGGCATGCAGGACTTGGATGTTGAACTCATCCCTGCAGGAACAAAGCCAGAGCACGAGGTGTGTGTGATCAGCTGGGTCCTGTGACTGCCATGCGGCCCCCTGCCccgctctgctctctgctcctctcaGGGTAGGGAACTTGTGGCTGTGACCATCCTACAGCCTGGtttgcacacagcagcccctcCAGGAGCCCAGCCACAGACCTTGACACTCAGCAAGGGGCCAGAGCCTGATGTCCTGCTGGGGGCCCTGgagccagcccagcagcaccctgcaAGGGCTGCACCATCTCCTCCTGCACAGGACCGAGCTGCTCCAGGCCTTGCATACCTCTCGCCCAGGTAGTCCCCAATGGCTGTCTTGTTGAGGCCCTCTCCCTTGTAGAGGAACTGAGCGATATCCTCGCACGTGTTCTTCAGCAAGTCGTTCTCAATCAGGAACTGGATGCCCTGGAGCACAGCAAGAGGCATTGCTTTGGGTCGTGCTTCCAACCCCATTCCATTCcctgctcctggctctgctcGGCTCAGCACCCAGACCATGGTGTGCAGCACACCCTGCTGAGCCTGGTGCCAGTCCCCAGTACCTTCTTGGGATCCATGTTGAACTTCTTCCTGCCCATTGCCACCTGCTTGTTTCTCTGCAtgtttttcctgcaggaaataaaacagctttgaGCATCAAAGAGAGTCATAGAAAGGTTTGAGTAGGAAAGGTCATGACAAATCACCCAATTCCAATCCAGGCTGGAGTTGTCccccaccagaccaggctgcccaggaccccatgcaacctggcctcgggtacctgcagggatggggcacccacaacctgTGCTAGAgaactgcccagagaagttcaGGAGCCCTGGTTTCCTCCTCCCAGCCTCTTGCCCTGTGTAGATGTGACCAGAAGCAGAGCTCCTCAACCCATGACAGTCTCCCCAGCACCAAACTGGGCACAACCTGCACAAACTGGGGAAAATGCAGCACCTGGCACTCAGCTCCCCTCCTGCTCCACTCTGATGCTGCCAGGCCCTGAGTATGGAGCTGCCCTGGGTTTGCACCGTGCAGACCACACCAGCAGCCTCCTTTTGCCTGAGAAGGGGCAGCCTGGCATTGCAGCGGGGCTGTGGGGACAATGTGAGGGCAATTGGAAATGACACAGCGAGTCAGCTCCCACCAGGACCCCCTAATCCCATGCTGGCACTGCTTGCACCAGCCCAGAATAACAAAGTCTGTCAGTCTCTGTGGCCAGACAGGGGATGAGCCTTGGAAAAACAGACTTCTGGAGGAACAATTCAGTCTGGGATCCTGCAACTGCACTGAGGAATTACAAGTGTCTGGGAAAGCCACACGCAGCAGCACCTATGGGAcaggccagcagcacagcacggcTCACCTCTCCTCTGTGGAGCCCAGGTTCTCGATCTCATTCGTCACTTCTGCGATCTCATCTTTCAGCCGCTGAGTGGAGAGAGCACACAGTGAGCCAGGGCCTGCCTTCCTCCcacccccagctgcccaggAGAATGCAGGGCACCCCACAGACTGAGGTGGGGATTGTGCCAGCCCTAGAGCTACTCCTCCCAGAGGCCCCAGACCCCCATGTCTCCCCCTGAGTTCTGTCCTGGGGCTGAAGCAGCTCCTGGGGCACTGGACAGAGGGGAACCGATTGCACCCCGCTGCTAATCcccccacagcactgccacacTCTGTGCATGCAGGAAGGAAGAGATTCAGAGGTTAACAAAATTACCCCTAATCCCTTTAGATCATACCCAGCATATGGCAGTAATTAGCCTGTGCTGCCTTAATCAGGGACATGACGGATGAGCGACCCAGATGAGCACTGACCTCACAGCCACTCGCCAGGACAAAGCCCTGGCCCAGAAGCACAGTCTCTGTCTGTGCCAGGAGGGTGGCACAGGAGATGTCAATGCCTGGGCCACAGGATAGAGTACAATCTGGAGCTCTTCCCTGCAGGGCTATCCCTGCCACGGATGGGGCAGCAAATCACGgggtcctgcagcagctgctgaccCCCTGGGCCCAGTTCTCCCTGCCCTGCATTCCCAGCA
The genomic region above belongs to Lagopus muta isolate bLagMut1 chromosome 18, bLagMut1 primary, whole genome shotgun sequence and contains:
- the CYTH1 gene encoding cytohesin-1 isoform X6; translated protein: MQRNKQVAMGRKKFNMDPKKGIQFLIENDLLKNTCEDIAQFLYKGEGLNKTAIGDYLGERDEFNIQVLHAFVELHEFTDLNLVQALRQFLWSFRLPGEAQKIDRMMEAFAQRYCQCNPGVFQSTDTCYVLSFAIIMLNTSLHNPNVKDKPTAERFIAMNRGINDGGDLPEELLRNLYESIKNEPFKIPEDDGNDLTHTFFNPDREGWLLKLGGGRVKTWKRRWFILTDNCLYYFEYTTDKEPRGIIPLENLSIREVEDSKKPNCFELYIPDNKDQVIKACKTEADGRVVEGNHTVYRISAPTPEEKEEWIKCIKAAISRDPFYEMLAARKKKVSSTKRH
- the CYTH1 gene encoding cytohesin-1 isoform X3, whose protein sequence is MVLGVQGGVPSDLTPEECQELENIRRRKQELLADIQRLKDEIAEVTNEIENLGSTEERKNMQRNKQVAMGRKKFNMDPKKGIQFLIENDLLKNTCEDIAQFLYKGEGLNKTAIGDYLGERDEFNIQVLHAFVELHEFTDLNLVQALRQFLWSFRLPGEAQKIDRMMEAFAQRYCQCNPGVFQSTDTCYVLSFAIIMLNTSLHNPNVKDKPTAERFIAMNRGINDGGDLPEELLRNLYESIKNEPFKIPEDDGNDLTHTFFNPDREGWLLKLGGGRVKTWKRRWFILTDNCLYYFEYTTDKEPRGIIPLENLSIREVEDSKKPNCFELYIPDNKDQVIKACKTEADGRVVEGNHTVYRISAPTPEEKEEWIKCIKAAISRDPFYEMLAARKKKVSSTKRH
- the CYTH1 gene encoding cytohesin-1 isoform X5, producing MDEEGGYVPSDLTPEECQELENIRRRKQELLADIQRLKDEIAEVTNEIENLGSTEERKNMQRNKQVAMGRKKFNMDPKKGIQFLIENDLLKNTCEDIAQFLYKGEGLNKTAIGDYLGERDEFNIQVLHAFVELHEFTDLNLVQALRQFLWSFRLPGEAQKIDRMMEAFAQRYCQCNPGVFQSTDTCYVLSFAIIMLNTSLHNPNVKDKPTAERFIAMNRGINDGGDLPEELLRNLYESIKNEPFKIPEDDGNDLTHTFFNPDREGWLLKLGGRVKTWKRRWFILTDNCLYYFEYTTDKEPRGIIPLENLSIREVEDSKKPNCFELYIPDNKDQVIKACKTEADGRVVEGNHTVYRISAPTPEEKEEWIKCIKAAISRDPFYEMLAARKKKVSSTKRH
- the CYTH1 gene encoding cytohesin-1 isoform X4 encodes the protein MDEEGGYVPSDLTPEECQELENIRRRKQELLADIQRLKDEIAEVTNEIENLGSTEERKNMQRNKQVAMGRKKFNMDPKKGIQFLIENDLLKNTCEDIAQFLYKGEGLNKTAIGDYLGERDEFNIQVLHAFVELHEFTDLNLVQALRQFLWSFRLPGEAQKIDRMMEAFAQRYCQCNPGVFQSTDTCYVLSFAIIMLNTSLHNPNVKDKPTAERFIAMNRGINDGGDLPEELLRNLYESIKNEPFKIPEDDGNDLTHTFFNPDREGWLLKLGGGRVKTWKRRWFILTDNCLYYFEYTTDKEPRGIIPLENLSIREVEDSKKPNCFELYIPDNKDQVIKACKTEADGRVVEGNHTVYRISAPTPEEKEEWIKCIKAAISRDPFYEMLAARKKKVSSTKRH
- the CYTH1 gene encoding cytohesin-1 isoform X1 — encoded protein: MGTVSELCASSFQAFLCPSVATTAVPSDLTPEECQELENIRRRKQELLADIQRLKDEIAEVTNEIENLGSTEERKNMQRNKQVAMGRKKFNMDPKKGIQFLIENDLLKNTCEDIAQFLYKGEGLNKTAIGDYLGERDEFNIQVLHAFVELHEFTDLNLVQALRQFLWSFRLPGEAQKIDRMMEAFAQRYCQCNPGVFQSTDTCYVLSFAIIMLNTSLHNPNVKDKPTAERFIAMNRGINDGGDLPEELLRNLYESIKNEPFKIPEDDGNDLTHTFFNPDREGWLLKLGGGRVKTWKRRWFILTDNCLYYFEYTTDKEPRGIIPLENLSIREVEDSKKPNCFELYIPDNKDQVIKACKTEADGRVVEGNHTVYRISAPTPEEKEEWIKCIKAAISRDPFYEMLAARKKKVSSTKRH
- the CYTH1 gene encoding cytohesin-1 isoform X2; this translates as MGTVSELCASSFQAFLCPSVATTAVPSDLTPEECQELENIRRRKQELLADIQRLKDEIAEVTNEIENLGSTEERKNMQRNKQVAMGRKKFNMDPKKGIQFLIENDLLKNTCEDIAQFLYKGEGLNKTAIGDYLGERDEFNIQVLHAFVELHEFTDLNLVQALRQFLWSFRLPGEAQKIDRMMEAFAQRYCQCNPGVFQSTDTCYVLSFAIIMLNTSLHNPNVKDKPTAERFIAMNRGINDGGDLPEELLRNLYESIKNEPFKIPEDDGNDLTHTFFNPDREGWLLKLGGRVKTWKRRWFILTDNCLYYFEYTTDKEPRGIIPLENLSIREVEDSKKPNCFELYIPDNKDQVIKACKTEADGRVVEGNHTVYRISAPTPEEKEEWIKCIKAAISRDPFYEMLAARKKKVSSTKRH